A section of the Oryza sativa Japonica Group chromosome 1, ASM3414082v1 genome encodes:
- the LOC107281141 gene encoding uncharacterized protein isoform X1, which translates to MTMVRPAHDDSLPLSALVVTARLVRRAAPKRRVAELDIQAQQASGGRRGGCRRAIYASGGSWVTPLHQRQHLQHQRTLHSLEGSSPRLPAQVAKHHHHLQIISNGRAPCVCDHKLSKSHAGNLFARLLHNCFPSKSSIFFHISFSSIEVREMSELR; encoded by the exons ATGACAATGGTGCGGCCGGCGCACGACGATTCACTGCCCCTTTCAGCTTTGGTGGTCACAGCTCGCCTGGTCAGAAGGGCCGCACCCAAGCGGAGGGTGGCAGAACTGGACATCCAAGCACAACAGGCAAGTGGAGGAAGGCGAGGTGGATGTAGGCGAGCTATTTATGCAAGTGGAGGAAG TTGGGTAACTCCTCTACATCAAAGACAACATTTACAGCATCAGCGTACACTCCATAGTCTTGAAGGTAGTTCTCCAAGGCTTCCAGCTCAAGTTGCAAAGCATCATCACCATCTACAAATTATTTCAAATG GTCGTGCTCCATGTGTTTGTGATCATAAGCTGTCAAAATCACATGCTG gaaattTATTTGCAAGACTTCTCCACAATTGCTTCCCAAG CAAGTCTTCCATCTTCTTCCATATCAGCTTCTCCTCCATTGAGGTTAG GGAGATGAGTGAATTGAGATGA
- the LOC107281141 gene encoding uncharacterized protein isoform X2, whose amino-acid sequence MTMVRPAHDDSLPLSALVVTARLVRRAAPKRRVAELDIQAQQASGGRRGGCRRAIYASGGSWVTPLHQRQHLQHQRTLHSLEGSSPRLPAQVAKHHHHLQIISNGRAPCVCDHKLSKSHAGNLFARLLHNCFPSKSSIFFHISFSSIEGDE is encoded by the exons ATGACAATGGTGCGGCCGGCGCACGACGATTCACTGCCCCTTTCAGCTTTGGTGGTCACAGCTCGCCTGGTCAGAAGGGCCGCACCCAAGCGGAGGGTGGCAGAACTGGACATCCAAGCACAACAGGCAAGTGGAGGAAGGCGAGGTGGATGTAGGCGAGCTATTTATGCAAGTGGAGGAAG TTGGGTAACTCCTCTACATCAAAGACAACATTTACAGCATCAGCGTACACTCCATAGTCTTGAAGGTAGTTCTCCAAGGCTTCCAGCTCAAGTTGCAAAGCATCATCACCATCTACAAATTATTTCAAATG GTCGTGCTCCATGTGTTTGTGATCATAAGCTGTCAAAATCACATGCTG gaaattTATTTGCAAGACTTCTCCACAATTGCTTCCCAAG CAAGTCTTCCATCTTCTTCCATATCAGCTTCTCCTCCATTGAG GGAGATGAGTGA
- the LOC9270556 gene encoding delta(14)-sterol reductase isoform X1, which produces MDATALAASLVPSWSAVVVLFSYLGYLATAGAVLPGKLVPGAVLPDSSRLHYRCNGLVSLLLLLVLSALGVYMGWMSPTVIADRGIELLSATFIFSVIVTFLLYYSGLRSHHKSSSLKPHVSGNFIQDWWLGVQLNPHFMGVDLKFFFVRAGMMAWLFINLSLFAKSYLAGSANLSVILYQFFCAWYIVDYFVHEELMTSTWDIIAERLGFMLVFGDLVFIPFTFTIQGWWLLRNNVELSLLAATVNCFIFVIGYLVFRGANKQKHVFKKSPKALIWGKTPKLVGGKLLVSGYWGIARHCNYLGDILLALSFSLPCGTSSVIPYFYPTYLFILLIWRERRDEARCSEKYKEIWVEYCKLVPWRIFPYVY; this is translated from the exons ATGGACGCCACCGCACTCGCCGCTTCACTGGTGCCCTCGTGGAGTGCG GTGGTGGTGCTATTCTCCTACCTAGGCTACCTTGCCACCGCTGGCGCTGTCCTCCCTGGCAAGCTTGTCCCCGGAGCCGTCCTCCCGGACTCGTCCCGCCTCCACTACCGCTGCAATg GTTTGGTCTCGCTCCTCCTCTTGCTGGTGCTCTCTGCGCTCGGTGTCTACATGGGATGGATGTCCCCTACG GTCATAGCTGACCGTGGAATAGAGCTGTTGTCTGCAACCTTCATTTTTAGTGTTATC GTTACTTTCTTACTGTATTATTCAGGATTAAGGTCCCATCATAAAAGTTCTTCCTTGAAACCGCATGTCAGTGGGAATTTCATACAAGATTG GTGGTTGGGAGTGCAGCTGAATCCTCATTTCATGGGAGTTGACCTCAA GTTCTTTTTTGTGAGAGCTGGGATGATGGCATGGTTATTTATCAACCTATCTTTGTTTGCAAAGAGCTACCTAGCTGGTTCAGCCAATCTTTCAGTCATTCTCTACCAATTCTTTTGTGCG TGGTATATTGTAGATTACTTCGTTCATGAAGAACTCATGACTTCAAC ATGGGACATTATTGCGGAAAGGCTGGGCTTCATGCTGGTTTTTGGTGATCTAGTGTTCATTCCGTTTACCTTCACCATTCAG GGATGGTGGCTTTTGAGAAACAATGTGGAGCTGTCCCTTTTGGCTGCTACAGTTAACTGCTTCATTTTTGTTATTGG CTATCTTGTGTTCAGAGGAGCCAATAAACAAAAACATGTCTTCAAGAAGAGCCCTAAAGCTCTTATTTGGGGTAAAACTCCCAAACTTGTCGGGGGAAAGCTACTTGTATCTGGCTACTG GGGAATTGCAAGGCACTGTAATTATCTTGGGGATATACTGCTAGCTCTTTCATTTAGCTTACCCTGTGGAACCAG TTCGGTGATCCCATACTTCTACCCAACATACCTGTTCATTTTGCTGATATGGAGGGAACGAAGGGACGAAGCAAGGTGCTCAGAGAAGTACAAGGAGATCTGGGTAGAATATTGCAAGCTTGTGCCTTGGAGGATCTTTCCTTACGTGTATTAG
- the LOC9270556 gene encoding delta(14)-sterol reductase isoform X2 has translation MDATALAASLVPSWSAVVVLFSYLGYLATAGAVLPGKLVPGAVLPDSSRLHYRCNGLVSLLLLLVLSALGVYMGWMSPTVIADRGIELLSATFIFSVIVTFLLYYSGLRSHHKSSSLKPHVSGNFIQDWWLGVQLNPHFMGVDLKFFFVRAGMMAWLFINLSLFAKSYLAGSANLSVILYQFFCAWYIVDYFVHEELMTSTWDIIAERLGFMLVFGDLVFIPFTFTIQGWWLLRNNVELSLLAATVNCFIFVIGYLVFRGANKQKHVFKKSPKALIWGKTPKLVGGKLLVSGYWGIARHCNYLGDILLALSFSLPCGTSAVR, from the exons ATGGACGCCACCGCACTCGCCGCTTCACTGGTGCCCTCGTGGAGTGCG GTGGTGGTGCTATTCTCCTACCTAGGCTACCTTGCCACCGCTGGCGCTGTCCTCCCTGGCAAGCTTGTCCCCGGAGCCGTCCTCCCGGACTCGTCCCGCCTCCACTACCGCTGCAATg GTTTGGTCTCGCTCCTCCTCTTGCTGGTGCTCTCTGCGCTCGGTGTCTACATGGGATGGATGTCCCCTACG GTCATAGCTGACCGTGGAATAGAGCTGTTGTCTGCAACCTTCATTTTTAGTGTTATC GTTACTTTCTTACTGTATTATTCAGGATTAAGGTCCCATCATAAAAGTTCTTCCTTGAAACCGCATGTCAGTGGGAATTTCATACAAGATTG GTGGTTGGGAGTGCAGCTGAATCCTCATTTCATGGGAGTTGACCTCAA GTTCTTTTTTGTGAGAGCTGGGATGATGGCATGGTTATTTATCAACCTATCTTTGTTTGCAAAGAGCTACCTAGCTGGTTCAGCCAATCTTTCAGTCATTCTCTACCAATTCTTTTGTGCG TGGTATATTGTAGATTACTTCGTTCATGAAGAACTCATGACTTCAAC ATGGGACATTATTGCGGAAAGGCTGGGCTTCATGCTGGTTTTTGGTGATCTAGTGTTCATTCCGTTTACCTTCACCATTCAG GGATGGTGGCTTTTGAGAAACAATGTGGAGCTGTCCCTTTTGGCTGCTACAGTTAACTGCTTCATTTTTGTTATTGG CTATCTTGTGTTCAGAGGAGCCAATAAACAAAAACATGTCTTCAAGAAGAGCCCTAAAGCTCTTATTTGGGGTAAAACTCCCAAACTTGTCGGGGGAAAGCTACTTGTATCTGGCTACTG GGGAATTGCAAGGCACTGTAATTATCTTGGGGATATACTGCTAGCTCTTTCATTTAGCTTACCCTGTGGAACCAG TGCAGTTCGGTGA